The bacterium genome contains the following window.
TGCCCGGATGTCGACTGCCCCGGTTTCCATCCCCGCGGCCTCTTCTTTGAGCCTGTCGTAGACGCTCCTGTCCTGTCCTTCCAGGATATACGGCGAATTGATGCGATGGGCCTCAAGAACGGAGTTGGTCAGCACACCGCCGCTGTGGGACCGGACACGGATGTACGGCAGTCCCTTGAGGCCATCGATGAGGTCGTCTGTTGACTGGTCCCAGCAAGCCATTTCCATGCGGTTGGCGACGGACTGGACGGATTCTACCAGGAGCATCTCGGTCCCGTCGGGGAGCGTATAGCGGGCCGGGCCGAGGTCGGCGAAGCCCGTGGGCTGGAAGCGGTGGCCCTGGAGCGGTTGGAGTTTCGCCTCCATGAGCAGGCGGGGGGATTCCCTGAGCTTGTCGTAATCGATGGTCATGAGAGTGCACCTCCTTCAGTAT
Protein-coding sequences here:
- the cas7u gene encoding type I-U CRISPR-associated RAMP protein Csb1/Cas7u → MTIDYDKLRESPRLLMEAKLQPLQGHRFQPTGFADLGPARYTLPDGTEMLLVESVQSVANRMEMACWDQSTDDLIDGLKGLPYIRVRSHSGGVLTNSVLEAHRINSPYILEGQDRSVYDRLKEEAAGMETGAVDIRA